The genomic region cctaccatgtcacaactcAAACTTTtggttcaaatgcattaagaaggaaataaattcctcaaatgaacttttaagaaggctctcctgttaattgaaatgcattccaggtgattacctcatgaagctgattgagagaatgccaagagtgtgcaaagctgtaaaaGAGTAAAactaaaggaaaacccttgaatgagtaggtgttctaaaacgtttgaccggtagtgcAGGCACAGTCTTTTTCTAGTCTTGTGAAAAGTATTCTGTTCCCCCACTTGCAATTTTTGATCTTCTTTTGGTACGTTGTCATTcctctcactttcactctctttctctctctcactttccttcTTCCTttatctcccacctctctctctctcctcccctcttctctccctctcctcccctcttctctccctctcctcccctcctctctccctctcctcccactcctctctccctctcctcccctctctccctctcctcccaccctctctccctctcctcccccctctctcctctccctcccctcctctctctctcctccccctcttctctccctctcctcccctcttctctccctatcctcccacccctctctccctctccctcccctctctccctctcctcccctcttctctccctctcctcccctcctctctccctctcctccctcctctctccctctccctccccctcctctctccctctcctcctctcctcctctccctctccctctcctcccacccctctttccctctcctcccctctctccctctcctcccctcctctctctctctcctcccctcttctctccctctcctcccctcctctctccctttcctcccacccctctctccctctctccctctcctcccctctctccctctcatcccctcctctctccctctcctcccctcctctctctctctcctcccctcttctctccctctcctcccctcctctctccctctcctcccctcctctctctctcctcccctcccctcctctctccctctcattctttctcctagGTGTATTGTGCAGTGGAGCAGTTTTAAGCAGCATCTCCGTAGGGTCCATGGctttgaagaggggatggagTCCATGGCTCTAAAGTCAACTGTAGATCTCACCTGTAACGACCACATCTCAGTGTTCGAGTTTGACATCTTCACCAGGCTATTCCAGGTACATGTGATCCATATATGTTAGCCCTGTTCTAAGTAGCCCTATATCCTGGTTACTTAGACACCTCACATAATGTTCAGTGAACATGCATTCTGTCACTTTCCAAGACGTCTATCCCATTCTTTCTCTCCTACTGTCTAAAGAAAGCCAAAACATTCCAAAGTGGAAAAAATAACACATATTTCAACTGATAGTAAATatgtcctcccctctcctgtcagCCCTGGAGGTCTCTTCTGAGGAACTGGAACCAGTTGGCAGTGACCCACCCCGGCTACATGGCCTTCCTCACCTACGACCAGGTCAAAGCCCGCCTCCAAAACTACCTGCACCGGCCCgggaggtgaggacaggagagattGTTTGCGGGTGACTGGGTTGGGGTGTGGCGAGAGAGaatagatgaagggaaggaacAGGGGGATCGGAGGGGCtcaggagaaaagagaggagatgtACCATACCCTACAACAATATCTGCAGTGATTACTTTTAATGCTAACATAATGATTATAGTGAAAGTATACAATAATACCTAGATACGtagaggtaactgccaaaataatggaaaaacTTGACAAAATGACAGGTACAAAGTATAGTGAAagaaggtgcttccacacaggtgtggttcctgagttaattaagaaaTTAACATTCCATTATGCTTAGAGTCATGTACAAAAAttctgggcaggccattattttgcccattattttggctactatGGCTATGCCCCTATAAGATGACACCCACAGGGCATGAGAGGTCagtgaatggtttgatgagcatggaAACAATGTAAATAATATGCtatggccatctcagtcaccagatctcaacctaaTTGAAcgcttatgggagattctggagcaccGTTTTCAACCACCATCAACAAATCACCAAATTATtgaatttctcgtggaagaatggtgttgcatcctTCCAATAGATTACCAGACACTTGTGAAATATATTCCAAGgatgcattgaagctgttctggcccgtggtggcccaacgccctgaTAAgatactttatgttggtgtttcctttattttggcggTTACATTGTATTTCATGGTCAAATCTGTATGTACTTCAGTAAAGATGTTTCTATGTGaactctgtatctctgtccaGCTACATCTTCCGTCTGAGCTGCACTCGGATGGGCCAGTGGGCCATTGGTCATGTGACTGGTGATGGCAGCATCGTACAGACGATCCCCCAGAATACACCTCTCTACCAGGCCCTCATCCAGGGCTTCAGGGAGGGCTGGtgagtaaacacacacatggacacaccacaggaggttggaggagccttaattggggaggacaggcttgtggtcaTGACTGGAGTgtaatcagtggaatggtatcaaatacatcaaacacatgacTTCCAGGTGCTTGATGCCATTTCATTTACACCGTTCtggtcattattatgagccgtcctcccgtcagcagcctccactgacacacacacaccagtgatgTCCGGGTTGACACATAAAAAAAAGTACCCGCGGTTATAGTGGGGTGGGTTTAGGGTTAttaaatattgtgtggatgaaggaTTGCTGGGTGGCGGgtgggttgaataaagagaaaacaaaaCCTTAAAAAATCCACAAACATTGAGGTTTTAATTGAATTATATTAGGCCTTCCGGCAATGGCTTTAGAGCATAAGCCTAAGCTTCTGGGCCTAACTGTACGAGCGCTAAATAGTGTACACGCCAATTGCCAAATGCTTTTGTGATTGGCAGAAAAAGTTAACTTCGATACACTGAGGTAAAAAGGACAATATCagagtttaattcaataagagaaaagccgggaaatggagagttgaaaataaagagaagggtgtaatgtttgggaaagatttggtgaagtggtaaaagaggatgGAAGCAGTATCGGTTATGTTATTTATGTGTGATGACTGTGAGGTGATATACAAATCCGCCAGTCACAAGATGGACACTTCAAATAGGCCTGTGGCAAGTCAAacgaactgtagcctactgttcagatgggttaaatggaaaccaAAATCTGGACACTAACAGTAGGTATATAGCCTCTCACATAGCCTTAATATTGACTCCCGCAAAACTAAGCTTTTCTTGTCGTAAAATGATACACCAAATGTAAGCTACATTTTGACTTGGGCATAGGAGTGCTGATGGTCTATTAAACAGGTgcaggtgaacaaacagctgaccaacactcacacacaacatTTGCACAGGACTGTAATCGTTTtacataatgtgtgtgtaattctgtgttgtgtTTGTCTGCAGCTATCTTTACCCTGACGGACGTGATGTGAACCCAGACCTCACCAGTCTGTGTGAACCAGCACAGAGAAGCAGGGTCAAAGTCACAGAGGACGAGTATGAGATGTACTGTGAGATGGGTAGTACCTTCCAGCTGTGTAAGAtctgtacagagagagacaaggacacACGCATCCAGCCCTGCGGACACCTGCTGTGCCAACCCTGCCTCACAGGATGGCAGGTATGCCTGCTCTGTGATTGACGACGTCACCAACAAAACCTTCAAAGCCAAACCACACATTGTTCGCTCACACATTGTCTCTGACATCACCCAGCCACATCCTCTTGTATTAATATATGTCATCAACATACCAATTTGGGTTAACTGTATGGAATTGGTTTTTGGTCAGACAGTTAATGTCTGCAGTGAGCCAGCCCACTACACATCAGTAGGTGAACCGGCGTAGCAGCACATAGAGCAGTATTATTGGCCATCGTGTCTTAACATGTGGGTTAGGACTTCCTGTGTGAGCCGAAgcatacatcctcctcatgctACACTCACACTGAGGAGACTCACCCTTAGAGTTTACACTCCTCGCCTGGTCACACACTcttacacactgtcacacactgtCACAGTCACACTTCAGGGGCCAAGAATAGATTTGTACAGATTACTACAGTTTTTACCAAAGTGAACAACAGTAGGATGCTCAATCTTAAATTAAACCAGTTGCTTTACTGTAAGTGTACCTTCATGCAAATAACTCACAGAAAGGACATTATTATGGGTATTGTACTTTCAGCATGGGAAATGCATTGGCTCAGGAATGCTCTTGATGGAACCAAATGACTGCATCATCCCAGGGATCTTTTTGACATACAGCAATCatttgcattgttgggaagggcccggaactatttcactgttagtctatagCTGCTGTTTATGAAGTATGCtgtgatttgatttatttaatacaacaatacacacacgtacacagacacaAAAGTTTCTACACATTAACAGACAGTACAGATGTGTAGATAATGTTAATTCTGTTTAACCTGGTGTGATCATTCCATGTGTTGCAGAAGTCGGATGGACACACCTGCCCATACTGTCGCTGTGACATCAGAGGGACAGAGTCCATCCTGGTGGAGCCTTACCTGTCTGTCAGCGAGGAAGATGAAGATGAAGATGACCTGGAGGATGTACAGCTAGTCATGAAAAAACTAGCCTATATGAAGAGggtgtgtttgcttgtgtgtggATGTGGGCAGGGTGGTGTGGGCAGGGTGGTGTGAGCAGGGTGGTGTGGGCAGGGTGGTGTGAGCAGGGTGGTGTGGGCAGGGTGGTGTGGGCAGGGTGGTGTGGGCAGGGTGGTGTGGGCAGGGTGGTGTGGGCAGGGTGAggtgagcagggtggtgtggGCAGGGTGGTGTGGGCAGGGTGAggtgagcagggtggtgtggGCAGGGTGGTGTGAGCAGGGTGGTGTGGGCAGGGTGAggtgagcagggtggtgtggaCAGGGTGGTGTGAGCAGGGTGGTGTGGGCAGGGTGAggtgagcagggtggtgtggGCAGGGTGGTGTGAGCAGGGTGGTGTGGGCAGGGTGAGGTGAGCAGGGTGGTGTGAGCAGGGTGGTGTGGGCAGGGTGAggtgagcagggtggtgtggGCAGGGTGAGGTGGGCAGGGTGGTGTGAGCAGGGTGGTGTGGGCAGGGTGGTGTGGCCAGGGTGGTGTGATCAGGGTGGTGTGATCAGGGTGGTGTGAGCAGGGTGGTGTGGGCAGGGTGAGGTGGGCAGGGTGGTGTGAGCAGGGTGGTGTGGGCAGGGTGGTGTGGGCAGGGTGGTGTGAGCAGGGTGGTGTGATCAGGGTGGTGTGAGCAGGGTGGTGTGGGCAGGGTGGTGTGATCAGGGTGGTGTGGGCAGGGTGGTGTGAGCAGGGTGGTGTGATCAGGGTGGTGTGAGCAGGGTGGTGTGAGCAGGGTGGTGTGAGCAGGGTGGTGTGATCAGGGTGGTGTGGGGTTCTCTTTCACTGTATCCATCTCATAGTGTTATTTTCTCATgcatcctccccccctctctctctctctctctctctctcctctctctctctctctctctctctctctctccctctctctctccctctctctctctctctctctctctctctctctctctctctctctctctctctctctctctctctctctctctctctctctctctctctctgatgcagaTGTCGTCTGAAGAGTACCAGTTCCCCAGCTCTCGCCtggctccacccctccctcccaaaCACAGCACCTTCTCCCACTGCCCTTCCCCACAAGCCCCCTTACGGCCCTCCGATATACTGGCCAAATACTCCCACTCTAACTCGCGTTCTGTAAGTTCCCccatacacacactctacagaaTTCATAGTAGCAGTACCACAATGGAAAGAAGAAGTCTAACCCAATTTCACTGA from Oncorhynchus masou masou isolate Uvic2021 chromosome 29, UVic_Omas_1.1, whole genome shotgun sequence harbors:
- the LOC135520524 gene encoding E3 ubiquitin-protein ligase CBL-like isoform X2, giving the protein MATGGNGLGSDRSLTSTSQPPSASDRSLTSTSQPPSASDRSLTSTSQPPSASDRRQVDKALKRLEKLHRLCTNPRLGLRNSPPYLPEVVSETATLLTQVWEPYRGPAAGGQAPRGDEGEYLRIHARHLLDKTNRAVLLFKEGRDKMFEEMSSYRRNLTKLSLLFSHMLWELRAMFPEGRFQGDTYRLTKTEAGEFWRRAFGNKCIVQWSSFKQHLRRVHGFEEGMESMALKSTVDLTCNDHISVFEFDIFTRLFQPWRSLLRNWNQLAVTHPGYMAFLTYDQVKARLQNYLHRPGSYIFRLSCTRMGQWAIGHVTGDGSIVQTIPQNTPLYQALIQGFREGCYLYPDGRDVNPDLTSLCEPAQRSRVKVTEDEYEMYCEMGSTFQLCKICTERDKDTRIQPCGHLLCQPCLTGWQKSDGHTCPYCRCDIRGTESILVEPYLSVSEEDEDEDDLEDVQLVMKKLAYMKRMSSEEYQFPSSRLAPPLPPKHSTFSHCPSPQAPLRPSDILAKYSHSNSRSAHNDTPSDRAHTHHTASTKRCQWEELARSEEENSGGFRQPPTLPISHSEDSVSEPNLPSCSVSSQSCGEVEVRSLYTP
- the LOC135520524 gene encoding E3 ubiquitin-protein ligase CBL-like isoform X1, with protein sequence MATGGNGLGSDRSLTSTSQPPSASDRSLTSTSQPPSASDRSLTSTSQPPSASDRRQVDKALKRLEKLHRLCTNPRLGLRNSPPYLPEVVSETATLLTQVWEPYRGPAAGGQAPRGDEGEYLRIHARHLLDKTNRAVLLFKEGRDKMFEEMSSYRRNLTKLSLLFSHMLWELRAMFPEGRFQGDTYRLTKTEAGEFWRRAFGNKCIVQWSSFKQHLRRVHGFEEGMESMALKSTVDLTCNDHISVFEFDIFTRLFQPWRSLLRNWNQLAVTHPGYMAFLTYDQVKARLQNYLHRPGSYIFRLSCTRMGQWAIGHVTGDGSIVQTIPQNTPLYQALIQGFREGCYLYPDGRDVNPDLTSLCEPAQRSRVKVTEDEYEMYCEMGSTFQLCKICTERDKDTRIQPCGHLLCQPCLTGWQKSDGHTCPYCRCDIRGTESILVEPYLSVSEEDEDEDDLEDVQLVMKKLAYMKRMSSEEYQFPSSRLAPPLPPKHSTFSHCPSPQAPLRPSDILAKYSHSNSRSAHNDTPSDRAHTHHTASTKRCQWEELARSEEENSGGFRQPPTLPISHSEDSVSEPNLPSCSVSSQSCGEGGAAWLGASDSVKQKKRYK